In Arthrobacter citreus, a single genomic region encodes these proteins:
- the pstA gene encoding phosphate ABC transporter permease PstA gives MIARKMDKIWTGVLYGIAGLVVVLLLFLLSEIIYKGWGFWDFNFLFGKPSNTQAGGGIGPQLFNSFYILVLTLIISVPIGVGAGIYMAEYAKPGRFLGFLRLCIETLASLPSIVVGLFGLLVFVTLTGWGYTLIGGALAISILNLPGLTRVSETALLNVPKSSKEGSLGLGATKWQTIVKISIPSAFPQLITGIILAAGRIFGEAAALIYTAGLTTPILNNAAPLDTPMNPFNIFRPAETLTVHIWKLNSEGIVPDAQSIATKSAAVLIVMILLFNLFARVFAKFLNRRFTGAKR, from the coding sequence ATGATCGCAAGAAAAATGGATAAAATTTGGACTGGAGTTCTTTACGGAATAGCTGGTTTAGTTGTAGTTTTATTATTATTTTTGTTAAGTGAAATTATCTATAAAGGCTGGGGATTCTGGGATTTCAATTTCTTGTTTGGAAAACCTAGTAATACACAAGCAGGTGGAGGAATCGGACCACAACTTTTTAACTCTTTTTATATCCTAGTTTTAACATTAATTATTTCAGTTCCGATTGGTGTAGGTGCTGGAATTTATATGGCAGAATACGCAAAACCAGGTCGTTTTTTAGGATTTTTAAGATTATGTATTGAAACATTAGCTTCTTTACCATCAATCGTAGTAGGATTATTCGGATTATTAGTATTTGTTACGCTAACTGGATGGGGATATACATTAATTGGCGGAGCTTTAGCAATCTCAATTTTAAATCTACCAGGTTTAACAAGGGTAAGTGAAACAGCGTTATTAAATGTTCCGAAAAGTAGTAAAGAAGGTAGTCTTGGATTAGGTGCTACAAAATGGCAAACAATTGTTAAAATCAGTATTCCATCAGCATTTCCACAATTAATTACAGGTATCATTTTAGCGGCAGGAAGAATATTTGGTGAAGCAGCGGCATTAATTTATACAGCTGGATTAACAACACCAATTTTAAATAATGCTGCTCCATTAGATACACCGATGAATCCGTTTAATATTTTTAGACCAGCAGAAACATTAACAGTTCACATTTGGAAGTTAAATTCAGAAGGTATTGTTCCAGATGCACAATCAATCGCAACAAAATCTGCTGCTGTTCTTATAGTCATGATTCTTCTATTTAATTTATTTGCTCGAGTGTTTGCAAAGTTTTTAAATAGACGTTTTACAGGGGCAAAAAGATAA
- the galE gene encoding UDP-glucose 4-epimerase GalE, producing MRILVVGGAGYIGSHAVYQLIEKGMEVVVIDNLYTGHEKAVHPNAIFYKGDIRNKSFLREIFQQKKIEGVIHFAAKSLVGESMENPIHYFDHNVYGTQNLLDVMNEFKVKYIVFSSSAATYGEQKQMPITEDLEMKPTNTYGETKLMMEKMLNWCDQAYGIKYVALRYFNVAGAKETGEIGEDHAPETHLIPSILQVALGQREHITVFGNDYDTRDGTCIRDYIHVEDLISAHTLALSYLISGGQSNVFNLGSEKGFSVKEIINAVSEVTNQSISMKIGERRQGDPAILIASSEKAKKILGWYPKRNDIRQIITDSWNWHKSHPRGYGD from the coding sequence ATGAGAATCTTAGTTGTAGGTGGTGCTGGCTATATTGGCTCACATGCAGTTTATCAGTTAATTGAAAAGGGTATGGAGGTTGTGGTGATCGACAATCTTTATACTGGCCATGAAAAAGCCGTTCATCCAAATGCAATTTTTTATAAAGGAGATATTAGGAATAAATCTTTCTTAAGAGAAATATTTCAACAGAAAAAGATTGAAGGCGTTATTCATTTTGCAGCCAAATCATTAGTTGGTGAATCAATGGAAAACCCAATTCATTATTTTGATCATAATGTTTATGGTACGCAAAATCTATTGGATGTAATGAATGAATTTAAAGTTAAATACATTGTATTTTCTTCCTCGGCCGCAACATACGGAGAGCAAAAACAAATGCCAATTACCGAAGATTTAGAAATGAAACCCACAAATACTTACGGTGAAACAAAGTTAATGATGGAAAAAATGTTGAATTGGTGTGACCAAGCATATGGCATAAAATACGTTGCACTTCGTTATTTCAATGTTGCTGGTGCTAAAGAAACAGGTGAGATTGGAGAAGACCATGCTCCTGAAACACATTTAATCCCTTCTATTTTACAGGTTGCTTTAGGACAGAGAGAGCATATTACCGTATTTGGAAATGATTATGACACACGAGATGGTACATGTATTCGTGATTATATTCATGTGGAAGATTTAATTAGTGCTCATACTTTAGCACTTAGTTACTTAATAAGTGGTGGACAGAGTAATGTTTTCAATTTAGGGAGTGAGAAAGGATTTTCAGTAAAGGAAATCATTAATGCAGTTAGCGAAGTCACAAATCAATCAATCTCTATGAAAATAGGAGAAAGACGTCAAGGTGACCCGGCTATTTTAATTGCATCATCCGAAAAGGCTAAAAAAATTTTAGGCTGGTATCCGAAGCGAAACGATATCCGCCAAATTATTACTGATTCATGGAACTGGCATAAAAGTCATCCAAGGGGATACGGGGATTAA
- a CDS encoding ABC transporter permease, with the protein MNIMPPKPKRPIDSNDSNEENINIASAFRAVSSTSLRVPEDTFVKVNYQKKQFDLAVEYNPLTSTFRPRNNGVYLVSATISFFPNNNDVNYRVRIELRVNGKPAIALDNDFFGPILFGNTVNVSSILKLTARDKVEVFAQSSTSGSIEANVDGEVSTHFEAARFPSPTS; encoded by the coding sequence GTGAACATTATGCCTCCAAAGCCAAAAAGACCAATCGATTCCAATGATTCAAATGAGGAGAATATTAATATTGCCTCAGCCTTTAGAGCTGTAAGTAGTACAAGTCTAAGGGTGCCTGAAGATACTTTTGTGAAAGTAAACTATCAAAAAAAACAATTTGATTTAGCAGTTGAATATAATCCGTTAACCTCAACGTTTAGACCAAGAAATAATGGGGTTTATTTAGTTTCCGCAACAATTAGCTTTTTCCCTAATAATAACGATGTTAATTATAGAGTAAGGATCGAACTTCGTGTGAACGGAAAACCTGCAATCGCTCTTGATAATGATTTCTTCGGTCCAATACTATTCGGAAATACTGTAAATGTCTCATCAATTTTGAAACTAACTGCGAGGGATAAGGTGGAGGTTTTTGCTCAAAGTAGCACATCTGGAAGTATCGAAGCAAATGTCGATGGTGAAGTTAGCACTCATTTTGAAGCTGCGAGATTTCCATCTCCAACATCATAA
- a CDS encoding GtrA family protein, producing MINQFKGFVKFGIVGLINTGVDFIVFTLLIYALTNMPYIVAQVISYSCGIVNSYLLNKRWTFKAKNQNGVQEKMRFVIVNAITLLLTLLILKVCSEWFGLSVLVSKLVATCVSVLMNYVGSRYWVFTSSKVGGV from the coding sequence ATGATAAATCAATTTAAAGGTTTTGTTAAGTTTGGAATTGTAGGGTTAATAAACACAGGAGTAGATTTTATCGTATTTACTTTACTAATTTATGCACTTACGAATATGCCCTATATAGTAGCACAGGTTATCTCGTACTCTTGTGGAATTGTGAATAGTTATCTACTAAATAAGAGGTGGACATTTAAAGCTAAAAATCAAAATGGCGTACAAGAAAAAATGCGCTTTGTGATCGTTAACGCCATTACATTGCTATTAACTTTATTAATTTTAAAAGTTTGTAGTGAATGGTTTGGATTGTCAGTGTTAGTCAGTAAATTAGTAGCAACTTGCGTTAGTGTATTAATGAATTACGTAGGAAGTCGTTACTGGGTATTTACTTCGTCTAAGGTGGGAGGAGTTTAA
- the galU gene encoding UTP--glucose-1-phosphate uridylyltransferase GalU: MKIKKAIIPAAGLGTRFLPATKAQAKEMLPIVDKPAIQYIVEEAVQSGIESIIIVTGRNKKSIEDHFDKSVELEHSLFTSGKLDTLKLVQSISEMANIHYIRQREPLGLGHAILCAEQFIGDEPFAVLLGDDIMISDPPALQQMIHLYEETGKQVIGVKPVPTSDVNKYGIISSSKINPNVHDVFGLVEKPNPIDAPSNMAIMGRYVLNPSIFPILRSLEKGAGGEYQLTDALHKSCGLEGLLALELSGNRYDIGDKLGYLKATMEIGLQREDLYPQLLPYIKGLIEEESAKFV, encoded by the coding sequence ATGAAAATAAAAAAAGCTATTATTCCGGCGGCAGGTTTAGGTACTAGATTTCTACCTGCAACAAAGGCACAAGCAAAAGAAATGCTGCCGATCGTTGATAAGCCAGCTATTCAATATATCGTCGAAGAAGCGGTTCAATCAGGGATTGAAAGTATCATTATTGTAACGGGGAGAAACAAAAAATCAATTGAAGATCATTTTGATAAATCAGTAGAATTAGAGCATTCTCTTTTTACGAGTGGAAAACTAGATACGCTAAAGCTTGTCCAAAGTATTAGTGAAATGGCGAATATCCATTATATACGTCAAAGAGAACCTTTAGGTTTAGGGCATGCCATATTGTGTGCAGAACAATTTATTGGTGATGAACCTTTCGCAGTATTACTAGGAGACGATATTATGATTTCTGATCCACCAGCACTCCAGCAAATGATTCATTTATACGAGGAAACTGGAAAGCAAGTTATTGGAGTCAAGCCAGTTCCAACATCTGACGTGAACAAATACGGGATTATATCTTCATCCAAAATAAACCCAAATGTGCATGACGTATTTGGACTCGTAGAAAAACCAAATCCAATAGATGCACCATCAAATATGGCGATTATGGGAAGATATGTTTTAAATCCGTCTATTTTCCCTATTCTTAGATCGCTTGAAAAAGGTGCAGGAGGTGAGTATCAATTAACGGATGCTCTCCATAAAAGCTGTGGTCTAGAAGGATTGCTTGCATTAGAACTATCAGGTAATCGATATGACATTGGCGATAAATTAGGTTATTTAAAAGCAACGATGGAAATCGGTCTACAGAGAGAAGATTTATATCCGCAATTATTACCATATATAAAAGGATTGATCGAAGAAGAGAGTGCAAAATTCGTTTAA
- a CDS encoding phospholipid carrier-dependent glycosyltransferase, which translates to MFSKWKSRLDIPFVLIVLLSAILNGYNIWTDKYVNSYYTSAVASMLQSFHNFFFASFDPGGYVTVDKPPVTFWIQTISAYIFGLHGWSVILPQALSGIGSVCLIYVMVKPTFGKTAARLSALAIAITPVLVAVSRTNNIDSMLVFTLLLASWFLFKGLKKNKLWYVFVAFAMIGVGFNEKMLQAYMVLPAFYLLYWVAAKVNWKKKLGIMAIATSILLAVSLSWAVIVDSIPASKRPYVGSSQTNSVLELAFGYNGVSRLLGMDGGGGNPPSQSTSKSQSSTENSASQNDGTANNSNNVASSNSNNTVPTNELTQGQNGMPEGFPNFDGGTKGKNSSGMFNTGTAGPFRLFQSELSGQASWLIPFVLFGLVGIFIDLRKKNFTQKHKEALFWTAWLVPVMGFFSVAGFFHQYYLIMLAPPVAALAGAGWSKLFELYQSKLNWKSFLLPAAIFITAVFEWFIVHPYDSVIGIGWSIAILILGIGVTIWLSIIKVSESRMQFMAAIIGFFVLLIGPMYWAFTPITYGQSSMLPAAGPTSSMGGFGGPGGMNGNMPSGDMSDGMPGQGQQDGNAQDGIPGQGGQDGNTQNGTPGQGQQDGNMPSGMPGQGGQDGTSQGNMPSMPGQGSNKNGNGMGNEQIDKKTYAYLTKNNTGEKFLFATADYSTAASYIIETGKAVMAMGGFSGSDPILTVDKLEKLVKEGKVKYFMISDGIGGRGGSSEITDWIKKHGKEISSDKWQTNSSNGNGMGFPGGSKKLYKVSL; encoded by the coding sequence ATGTTTTCAAAATGGAAATCACGATTAGACATCCCGTTTGTTTTAATCGTACTACTTTCAGCAATTCTTAACGGGTATAACATTTGGACGGATAAATACGTAAATTCGTATTATACGTCGGCAGTTGCGAGTATGCTTCAAAGTTTTCACAACTTCTTTTTTGCATCCTTTGATCCAGGAGGATATGTAACAGTCGATAAGCCGCCAGTTACATTTTGGATTCAAACGATTAGTGCTTATATTTTTGGCTTGCATGGTTGGAGTGTCATTCTTCCTCAAGCTTTATCGGGAATAGGATCGGTTTGTTTAATATATGTAATGGTAAAGCCTACATTTGGTAAAACTGCAGCTCGATTAAGTGCATTGGCAATTGCTATTACGCCGGTTTTAGTAGCAGTTAGTCGTACGAATAATATTGATAGTATGCTTGTCTTTACTCTGTTACTTGCATCGTGGTTCCTATTTAAAGGACTTAAGAAAAATAAATTATGGTATGTGTTTGTTGCTTTTGCAATGATCGGTGTTGGCTTCAATGAAAAAATGCTTCAAGCGTATATGGTTTTACCAGCGTTTTATCTACTGTATTGGGTAGCTGCAAAAGTTAATTGGAAAAAGAAGCTTGGGATAATGGCGATAGCCACATCGATTCTTCTTGCAGTTTCTCTATCATGGGCAGTAATTGTCGATTCGATACCAGCAAGTAAACGGCCTTATGTTGGTAGTAGCCAAACGAACTCAGTGCTTGAACTTGCATTTGGTTATAATGGCGTTTCACGTTTACTTGGTATGGATGGAGGCGGAGGAAATCCACCTAGTCAAAGTACAAGTAAATCGCAAAGTAGCACGGAAAATAGTGCTTCTCAAAATGATGGTACTGCTAATAATTCAAACAATGTAGCTTCAAGTAATTCAAACAATACAGTTCCAACTAATGAATTGACTCAAGGGCAAAATGGAATGCCAGAAGGATTCCCAAATTTTGATGGTGGAACGAAAGGTAAAAATAGTAGCGGTATGTTTAATACAGGAACAGCTGGACCTTTCCGATTATTCCAATCAGAGCTTTCTGGACAAGCGAGCTGGTTGATTCCATTTGTATTATTTGGTTTAGTAGGAATCTTTATCGATTTACGTAAGAAGAATTTTACACAGAAACATAAGGAAGCATTATTTTGGACGGCATGGTTAGTACCAGTAATGGGATTCTTTAGTGTTGCAGGATTTTTCCATCAATATTATTTAATCATGCTTGCTCCACCAGTGGCAGCACTTGCTGGGGCGGGTTGGTCAAAGCTTTTTGAGTTATATCAAAGTAAATTAAATTGGAAATCTTTCTTACTGCCAGCGGCTATCTTTATTACTGCGGTTTTCGAATGGTTCATCGTTCATCCTTATGATTCAGTTATTGGCATTGGTTGGTCAATTGCGATTTTAATTTTAGGTATTGGCGTAACAATTTGGCTGTCGATCATCAAGGTAAGTGAAAGTCGTATGCAATTTATGGCAGCGATTATTGGATTTTTCGTTTTACTAATTGGACCTATGTACTGGGCTTTTACGCCAATTACTTATGGACAAAGTAGCATGTTGCCTGCAGCAGGGCCAACTTCATCAATGGGTGGCTTTGGTGGACCAGGCGGAATGAATGGTAATATGCCATCAGGAGATATGTCAGATGGAATGCCAGGACAAGGTCAGCAAGATGGAAACGCGCAAGACGGCATCCCAGGACAAGGCGGGCAAGATGGAAATACCCAAAACGGTACGCCAGGTCAAGGTCAGCAGGATGGTAATATGCCAAGTGGAATGCCGGGTCAAGGTGGACAGGATGGAACTAGTCAAGGAAATATGCCAAGTATGCCAGGGCAAGGTAGTAACAAGAACGGTAATGGTATGGGCAATGAACAAATCGATAAGAAAACGTACGCATATTTGACGAAAAATAATACTGGTGAGAAATTCTTATTTGCTACTGCAGATTATAGTACAGCGGCTTCTTACATTATTGAAACTGGAAAAGCAGTTATGGCAATGGGTGGTTTCTCTGGTTCGGATCCAATTCTGACAGTTGATAAGCTTGAAAAATTAGTGAAAGAAGGAAAAGTTAAATACTTTATGATATCTGATGGCATAGGCGGCCGTGGAGGCAGCTCTGAAATTACGGATTGGATCAAAAAACACGGTAAAGAAATTTCTTCTGATAAATGGCAAACTAATTCTAGTAACGGTAATGGTATGGGCTTCCCTGGAGGAAGTAAGAAGCTTTACAAAGTTTCACTATAA
- a CDS encoding glycosyltransferase family 2 protein, whose product MYNEEAVIQETYRQLKKVMNSAGDPYELIFINDGSKDGSVDIIKDYCSWDQTVKLIDFSRNFGHQIAISAGMDYASGEAVIIIDADLQDPPSLILDMIGKWKEGYEVVYAKRIKRNGETIFKKWSAAMFYRILRASTDISIPVDTGDFRLMDRKVCDEMKQLSENNRFVRGLVSWVGFRQTAIEYERDERLAGETKYPLKKMIKLCLDGITSFSYKPLKLAGYLGAILSSLGFVYMIYVIYLALFTDSVIKGWSSLISIMLLFNGFVLIILGILGEYVGRIYDETKGRPLYIVRELQGLEKEKSKDKLDFQL is encoded by the coding sequence ATGTATAACGAAGAGGCAGTTATACAGGAAACATATAGACAATTAAAAAAGGTTATGAACAGTGCAGGTGATCCTTACGAGTTGATCTTTATTAATGATGGAAGTAAGGATGGTTCTGTTGACATCATTAAGGATTATTGCAGTTGGGATCAAACGGTGAAATTGATTGACTTCTCTAGGAATTTCGGTCATCAAATTGCGATTTCAGCTGGGATGGATTATGCATCGGGTGAGGCAGTAATTATCATTGACGCGGATCTTCAAGATCCGCCTAGCCTTATCCTAGACATGATAGGTAAATGGAAGGAAGGCTATGAAGTTGTTTATGCGAAACGGATAAAGCGTAATGGCGAGACTATATTTAAGAAATGGTCAGCTGCAATGTTTTACAGAATTTTAAGGGCATCTACTGATATATCAATTCCTGTTGATACTGGTGACTTTAGACTGATGGATCGAAAAGTTTGTGATGAAATGAAACAGCTATCTGAGAATAATCGATTCGTACGTGGACTAGTAAGCTGGGTGGGCTTCCGACAAACGGCAATTGAATATGAACGTGATGAGAGATTAGCAGGAGAAACGAAATATCCACTAAAAAAAATGATTAAGCTTTGTTTGGATGGTATTACTTCATTCTCCTATAAACCTTTAAAACTTGCAGGATATTTAGGCGCAATTCTATCAAGCTTAGGATTTGTGTATATGATTTACGTCATTTATTTAGCTTTATTTACTGATTCAGTTATAAAAGGCTGGTCTTCCTTAATAAGTATTATGCTTTTATTTAATGGGTTTGTCCTAATTATTCTTGGAATACTTGGCGAATATGTTGGTCGAATCTACGATGAAACAAAAGGTCGACCACTATATATTGTGCGGGAGTTACAAGGGTTAGAAAAAGAGAAGTCAAAAGATAAGCTTGATTTTCAACTATGA
- the pstC gene encoding phosphate ABC transporter permease subunit PstC: MNFKKRNFFLIEYLGRTLVTLCGFLMVAITISIIGFIVSKGIQSFTVNHLSLSDILFSKNWSPNNAEHPTYGALIFIVGSILVSIGAVIIAAPVAIALAVFMNFISPKFGQKVLIPVLEILVGIPSVVYGFLGVTILVPLLRNLVGGVGFSLIAGIIVLSVMILPTIASIASDAVRAVPGTYLEASYGLGSTRWQAIKLAIIPAAKTNILTAIVLGLARAFGEALAVQMVIGNTVKFPNGIFDPTATLTGILTMDMANTLNGTAWNNTLWTLAMILLLISFLFILFIRLIGRKGGYES; the protein is encoded by the coding sequence ATGAATTTCAAAAAAAGAAACTTTTTTCTAATTGAATACCTTGGAAGAACTCTTGTAACTTTATGTGGTTTCTTAATGGTTGCGATTACAATATCAATAATAGGTTTTATTGTTAGTAAGGGAATTCAATCGTTTACAGTAAATCATTTATCGTTAAGTGATATATTATTTTCAAAAAATTGGAGCCCAAATAATGCAGAACATCCGACATATGGTGCACTAATTTTTATTGTTGGATCGATTCTAGTATCTATTGGTGCTGTCATTATTGCTGCACCAGTTGCAATTGCATTAGCGGTTTTTATGAACTTTATCTCACCTAAATTTGGTCAAAAAGTATTAATCCCAGTTTTGGAGATTCTAGTAGGTATTCCTTCAGTAGTTTATGGATTTCTTGGCGTAACAATCTTAGTTCCACTTCTTAGAAATTTGGTAGGTGGAGTAGGTTTTAGTTTAATTGCCGGGATTATTGTTCTAAGTGTTATGATTTTACCTACAATAGCAAGTATAGCTTCTGATGCTGTGAGAGCTGTTCCTGGAACGTATTTAGAAGCATCATATGGACTTGGCTCTACAAGATGGCAAGCAATTAAATTAGCAATCATCCCTGCTGCAAAAACAAATATTTTAACAGCAATCGTTTTAGGTCTAGCACGAGCTTTTGGTGAAGCATTAGCAGTACAGATGGTAATTGGAAATACGGTGAAATTCCCGAATGGTATTTTTGATCCGACAGCAACATTAACAGGAATTTTAACAATGGATATGGCGAATACATTAAATGGTACAGCATGGAATAATACGTTATGGACTTTGGCAATGATTTTACTACTAATTTCATTCCTCTTTATTCTATTCATTCGTTTAATTGGGAGAAAAGGAGGATATGAGTCATGA
- a CDS encoding response regulator transcription factor, protein MTSIKGIKILLVDDEPHILQFLQLGLENEGFIIETAPDGMSAINIAQQFKPHVAILDVMMPGMDGFETCKMLRKLGLDLAIIMLTAKDEVDDRVKGLKIGADDYVAKPFSFDELLARIEARVRNQFPSLFSEVVLGPFRIDDKRKEINFREQALGLSPTEYELLKYLVLNHGIVLSKAMILDKVWGYNFGGEENIVEVYIRSLRDKLNDKEHRLIRTLRGAGYRIDLV, encoded by the coding sequence ATGACATCAATAAAGGGCATAAAAATACTGCTTGTAGATGATGAACCACATATATTGCAATTTTTACAATTGGGGCTTGAAAATGAAGGATTTATTATAGAAACCGCACCAGATGGTATGAGTGCAATCAATATTGCTCAACAATTTAAACCACATGTTGCGATTCTCGATGTAATGATGCCTGGAATGGATGGATTTGAGACATGTAAAATGTTGAGAAAATTAGGACTCGATCTAGCCATCATCATGCTGACAGCTAAAGACGAAGTAGATGACCGAGTAAAAGGCTTAAAAATTGGAGCAGACGATTATGTCGCCAAACCATTTAGTTTCGATGAGCTACTAGCACGAATTGAAGCTAGAGTGAGAAATCAATTCCCTAGCCTTTTTAGTGAAGTTGTTCTAGGACCGTTTCGAATTGACGATAAAAGGAAAGAAATTAACTTTCGTGAACAAGCACTTGGGCTCTCGCCAACTGAATATGAACTCCTCAAATACTTAGTTTTAAACCACGGAATTGTTTTAAGTAAAGCAATGATTTTAGATAAAGTGTGGGGCTATAATTTCGGAGGAGAAGAAAATATAGTAGAAGTTTATATCCGCTCATTAAGAGATAAATTAAATGATAAGGAACACCGATTAATCCGAACACTTAGAGGTGCCGGTTATCGAATCGACTTAGTATGA
- a CDS encoding HAMP domain-containing protein, which yields MIKQFKRIFSPNSLKYQLFSKSLFILAVLLLLIGGLQFILMKQFMYRNQAESLNAQLRSIPWDVLSKQYPLPNGFTDNTNKPIVKDQNPNNRVLFLPYLSLTFIDVNGKCINLAKESNLNTPCLTKNEYKKIETNFNNRTPVGYQIIKNEKGVQQLVVFQPFGGPDHFEGIVQMGIETTPIKDVLLQQLLIFGSLSLLALAGGLALYIPSLRRTLVPLNNMVTAVERTNAGNLTEHFPVNQGQEEIDRLAESFNNMLKRLETSFKSEREAKEQMRRFIADASHELRTPLTSIHGFLEVLLRGAANKPEQLNAALNSMLGESTRIKKLVEDLLLLAKLDRAPEMNLTDTRLDELMTEMEPQLRILAGGRNVHFDLTANIKGMYDPDKIKQIILNLFQNAVQHTDATNGNIKLSLVINSTPTPCAEIIISDNGPGIDESHLPHLFERFYRSDSSRARKYGGAGLGLSITQSIVEAHGGNIIVESVLSEGSTFIVRLPI from the coding sequence ATGATAAAACAATTTAAAAGAATTTTTTCACCAAACTCACTTAAATATCAGCTATTTTCGAAGTCATTATTCATATTAGCCGTTCTACTTTTATTAATAGGCGGGCTCCAATTTATATTAATGAAGCAATTTATGTACCGAAATCAAGCTGAATCATTAAATGCACAATTGCGCTCAATTCCTTGGGATGTACTCTCAAAGCAATATCCCTTACCAAATGGATTTACCGATAATACGAATAAGCCAATCGTAAAAGACCAAAATCCAAATAATCGAGTTTTATTTTTGCCCTATTTATCTTTAACGTTTATCGATGTAAATGGTAAATGCATTAACTTAGCAAAGGAAAGTAATTTAAACACTCCTTGTCTCACAAAGAATGAATATAAGAAAATAGAAACTAATTTTAATAATCGAACGCCTGTAGGATACCAAATAATAAAGAATGAAAAAGGTGTACAACAGCTAGTAGTTTTTCAACCATTTGGAGGACCTGACCACTTTGAAGGCATCGTTCAAATGGGAATTGAAACTACTCCAATAAAAGACGTTTTATTACAGCAGCTTCTCATCTTCGGAAGCTTATCCTTATTAGCCTTAGCAGGTGGTCTCGCTCTTTATATTCCTTCACTTCGCCGGACACTTGTACCATTAAATAATATGGTCACTGCAGTAGAACGAACAAACGCTGGAAATTTAACCGAGCACTTCCCTGTTAATCAGGGACAAGAAGAGATTGATCGATTAGCCGAATCATTTAACAACATGCTAAAACGATTAGAAACTTCATTTAAATCAGAACGAGAAGCAAAAGAACAAATGCGTCGCTTCATTGCAGATGCATCTCATGAGCTCCGTACACCACTAACATCAATCCATGGATTTTTAGAAGTACTTTTACGCGGTGCCGCTAATAAACCTGAACAACTAAATGCAGCACTCAACAGTATGCTCGGCGAATCAACAAGAATTAAAAAACTAGTCGAGGATTTACTACTACTAGCAAAACTAGACCGTGCACCAGAAATGAATCTAACTGACACTAGACTTGATGAACTAATGACAGAAATGGAACCACAGCTACGAATTTTAGCAGGTGGACGAAATGTCCACTTCGATTTAACAGCGAACATAAAAGGAATGTACGATCCAGATAAAATAAAACAAATTATCCTAAACTTATTTCAAAATGCCGTCCAACATACAGACGCAACAAATGGCAACATTAAATTATCACTCGTTATTAATAGCACTCCGACCCCATGCGCCGAAATTATAATCAGTGATAACGGCCCTGGTATTGATGAATCACATCTACCACATTTATTTGAACGATTTTACCGAAGCGACAGCTCCCGTGCTAGAAAATATGGCGGCGCTGGGTTAGGCTTATCGATTACTCAGTCAATTGTAGAGGCTCATGGCGGGAATATAATTGTGGAAAGTGTGTTGAGTGAAGGTAGTACTTTTATTGTTCGGTTGCCTATTTGA